A region from the Lolium perenne isolate Kyuss_39 chromosome 4, Kyuss_2.0, whole genome shotgun sequence genome encodes:
- the LOC127347093 gene encoding uncharacterized protein, which translates to MADEAETFAAHRRLWEYKRGETCGSFTDTTRLSSMQFTHYTPGCVQHSSFSSTPETLQIFSIKLTRLDGGLEFPLSVYGVVAIRDMVDRNRNILFSRDISEAQELKESDPFLHLIGPSRAILFTHHVGIEIQLRVAGTAGSQDRALISYARRYSGGYGPSVTSLCFKNILCTLELRSQPVKRTVQATILGVQVTMDDGSWPLKYGGLVACSPLSGEIVVTDGVITRNIDPPSSQIVLLDSMDKSILKGDDGYVHLWRQVVSVELRGGLDLVIQAYSKSGDIAAETCVRFMTQVCNISQKKCTLGDAEVTFTVAWSRVPDDYV; encoded by the exons ATGGCTGACGAGGCGGAGACATTTGCTGCCCATCGTAGACTTTGGGAAtataaacggggggaaacctgtgGTTCCTTCACAGACACAA CGCGTCTCAGCTCTATGCAGTTTACACACTACACGCCTGGATGCGTGCAACACAGCAGTTTCTCTTCCACCCCGGAAACCTTGCAGATCTTCTCCATCAAACTCACAAGACTTGATGGCGGGCTTGAGTTTCCATTGTCTGTGTATGGCGTGGTTGCCATACGAGACATGGTGGATCGCAACCGAAACATTCTCTTCTCTCGGGATATCAGCGAGGCCCAGGAACTTAAAGAGAGT GATCCCTTTCTGCACTTGATTGGTCCGTCCCGCGCAATCCTGTTTACGCATCACGTTGGCATCGAAATCCAACTAAGAGTAGCAGGCACGGCAGGATCTCAAGATAGGGCGTTAATCAGTTATGCGCGCCGTTACAGCGGAGGATACGGTCCCAGCGTTACAAGCCTTTGCTTCAAGAACATCTTGTGCACGCTAGAGTTGCGCTCGCAGCCAGTAAAACGAACGGTCCAGGCCACTATCTTGGGTGTCCAAGTTACCATGGACGATGGGTCATGGCCTTTAAAATATGGCGGCCTAGTTGCTTGTTCCCCACTATCAGGGGAAATTGTGGTCACTGATGGTGTAATCACTCGTAACATTGATCCTCCATCCAGCCAGATTGTGCTGCTTGATTCGATGGATAAATCAATACTGAAAGGCGATGATGGTTATGTACATCTGTGGAGGCAAGTTGTTTCCGTAGAACTTCGAGGAGGGCTGGACCTTGTCATACAAGCCTACTCCAAATCTGGTGATATCGCTGCAGAAACATGCGTCCGTTTCATGACACAAGTTTGCAACATAAGCCAGAAGAAATGCACCCTTGGTGATGCTGAGGTAACTTTTACTGTTGCCTGGTCCCGTGTTCCTGACGATTACGTTTGA